One genomic window of Leptospira paudalimensis includes the following:
- a CDS encoding sulfate adenylyltransferase subunit 1: protein MDILRFITAGSVDDGKSTLIGRLLYDSKSIFQDQLEAIERAGQVNGQINLALLTDGLKAEREQGITIDIAYKYFSTPKRKFIIADAPGHVQYTRNMVTGASNSDLAIILIDARKGVIEQTFRHSYIVSLLRLPYVVVCVNKMDLVEFSEEVFLNIQKQYLEFAKDLNLKSIHFLPISALNGDNVVEPSASMPWWKGKSLLHFLEEIEIHTEEESPAPRFPVQNVIRPQTTEYHDYRGYAGQIRSGHFTVGDSITVLPSGLTSKIKAIDTFDGPLTTAYAPMSVTIRLVDEIDVSRGDMLVVTGKEPVVSQDLEAHICWMDQKVMTPGSKYLLRQTTNAVKVSIRSLEYRVETSTHEKKEQPNLGLNEIGKVTIRTAKPVAYDPYSKIRGTGSFVLVDEGTNQTVAAGMLL, encoded by the coding sequence ATGGATATATTAAGGTTTATCACTGCTGGTAGTGTGGACGATGGGAAATCAACTCTCATCGGACGTTTGTTATACGATAGTAAATCCATTTTCCAAGACCAACTAGAAGCGATTGAACGTGCAGGACAAGTGAATGGACAAATTAACTTAGCCCTTCTCACTGATGGACTCAAAGCGGAAAGAGAACAAGGGATTACGATTGATATTGCTTATAAATACTTTTCCACTCCCAAACGTAAATTCATCATCGCTGATGCACCAGGCCATGTCCAATACACTCGTAACATGGTGACAGGCGCTTCGAATTCTGACCTTGCCATCATCCTCATTGATGCAAGAAAAGGTGTGATCGAACAAACCTTCAGGCATTCCTATATTGTGTCATTATTAAGACTTCCTTATGTAGTTGTATGTGTGAACAAAATGGATTTGGTAGAATTTTCAGAAGAAGTATTCTTAAATATCCAAAAACAATATTTGGAATTTGCCAAAGACTTAAACTTAAAATCCATTCACTTTTTACCGATCTCTGCATTAAATGGAGATAACGTTGTGGAACCTTCCGCATCTATGCCTTGGTGGAAAGGAAAATCTTTACTCCACTTTTTGGAAGAAATTGAAATCCATACGGAAGAGGAATCCCCTGCTCCAAGATTTCCCGTACAAAACGTGATTCGCCCACAAACAACCGAATACCATGATTACAGAGGTTATGCGGGCCAAATCAGAAGTGGTCATTTTACGGTGGGAGATTCTATCACAGTATTACCAAGTGGACTCACTTCGAAAATCAAAGCCATCGATACATTTGACGGACCTCTCACCACTGCGTATGCGCCAATGTCTGTGACCATTCGTTTAGTAGACGAGATTGATGTGAGCCGTGGTGATATGCTCGTTGTGACAGGGAAAGAACCAGTTGTCTCTCAAGATCTAGAAGCACATATTTGTTGGATGGACCAAAAGGTGATGACCCCTGGTTCCAAATACCTTTTACGCCAAACGACGAATGCAGTAAAAGTTTCTATTCGTTCTTTGGAATACAGAGTGGAAACAAGCACTCACGAAAAAAAAGAACAACCAAATCTCGGTCTGAATGAAATAGGAAAAGTGACTATCAGGACGGCAAAACCCGTCGCTTATGATCCTTATTCCAAAATCAGAGGCACTGGAAGTTTTGTCCTCGTTGACGAAGGAACCAACCAAACTGTGGCTGCAGGGATGCTATTGTAG
- a CDS encoding TauD/TfdA family dioxygenase, whose translation MSLTNTVTKEWIRKSFAGETKLPIVYEPAEERTLDALTNWFQNHESEWRDDLKTYGAILFRGFPVHEASDFQSILYATNEKQLGEFYLGTSPRDEVLKHVFTASELPPHYPIMQHAEMSFLDNPPKLLFFYAEKASDYGGETPLTDLRLVYQNIDPKIKEKIERYGIKYRRRYDGPSSQKRFSVWKTKRWDEMFGTTNLDEVNQIAKENRFQLDWYGEDSLTITNHQSGFRTHPIAGTIAWHNHTQTFHYQAGVSETWKIFKKQITLRSFGVAVLLTIITNFKRLLGPNSHDVHVTYGNGEEISPKEMKSISNVFWKHMVAIPWQTGDVLFIDNYSVSHGRLPYSGPRRILVGWAD comes from the coding sequence ATGAGCCTAACCAATACTGTCACAAAAGAATGGATCCGGAAATCCTTTGCGGGAGAAACCAAACTCCCCATTGTCTATGAGCCAGCGGAAGAACGAACTTTGGATGCGTTAACCAATTGGTTTCAAAACCATGAGTCGGAATGGCGAGACGATTTAAAAACCTATGGGGCAATTCTCTTTCGTGGATTTCCTGTTCACGAAGCTTCAGACTTCCAATCCATTCTTTATGCTACAAACGAAAAACAGTTAGGTGAGTTTTACCTGGGTACTTCCCCTCGGGATGAAGTATTAAAACATGTGTTCACAGCTAGTGAACTCCCACCGCATTACCCAATCATGCAACATGCAGAGATGAGTTTTCTTGACAACCCTCCCAAATTATTATTTTTTTATGCAGAAAAAGCATCTGACTACGGGGGAGAAACTCCTCTAACTGACCTTAGGTTGGTCTACCAAAACATCGATCCCAAAATAAAAGAAAAAATCGAACGATATGGAATCAAATACCGAAGAAGATACGATGGCCCATCCTCGCAAAAACGATTTTCTGTATGGAAAACCAAACGTTGGGATGAAATGTTTGGAACCACAAACTTGGATGAGGTGAATCAAATTGCAAAAGAAAATCGTTTCCAATTAGATTGGTATGGTGAAGATTCTCTAACGATCACAAACCACCAATCTGGATTTCGAACACATCCTATCGCAGGTACAATTGCTTGGCATAACCATACGCAAACATTTCATTACCAAGCTGGTGTCAGTGAAACTTGGAAAATTTTCAAAAAACAAATAACCCTTCGTTCATTTGGTGTTGCGGTTTTACTCACAATCATTACAAACTTCAAAAGACTCTTAGGTCCAAACTCACATGATGTGCACGTCACCTATGGGAATGGAGAAGAGATTTCACCTAAAGAAATGAAATCCATATCAAATGTATTTTGGAAACACATGGTGGCGATTCCTTGGCAAACAGGAGATGTTCTTTTCATAGATAATTATTCGGTCTCACATGGAAGACTACCTTATTCAGGTCCTAGAAGAATTCTTGTGGGTTGGGCGGATTGA
- a CDS encoding NADPH-dependent assimilatory sulfite reductase hemoprotein subunit, translated as MAESKKETHAEKVKRVSRGLRGTLGESLKDEHTGSLRSDDQLLLKFHGMYQQDDRDRRDERALKKLERLYSFMIRLRIPGGMIGPVHWEALHNVAGENSTGTIKITTRQTVQLHGILKSKIKPTIKAFDSVFLDSIAACGDVNRNVTCTSNPAASPLHKEVFGYAGEISRSLLPKTRAYYEIWLDENLLAEKEEPEDPLYKDVYLPRKFKIAIAIPPYNDVDLFTNDIGLIAIIENGQLLGFNVAVGGGLGATHGNPDTYPRVGTVFGFIPKKDILKVVYEIVTVQRDFGNREDRKLSRLKYTLDRLGVEFYKREVEKRAGISFEPTKDFQFTQRSDDFGWKQDAAGNWHYTVFVENGRVCDEHGYNLKTALLEVSKTRRATFRFTCNQNLILSDIFPKDKDLIESILVKFGVHRKTTEVSPIRKNSIACVALNTCSLALAEAQRYLPSLIDKMEPLLSKHGLSEEPISIRMTGCPNGCARPYISEIGLVGTSYGKYNLHLGADAEGYRLNQKYKEDLDESAILQELDGLFGRFSKERNAKESFGDYINRIGILKKA; from the coding sequence ATGGCAGAATCAAAAAAAGAAACACACGCAGAAAAAGTAAAACGAGTGAGCCGTGGTCTCCGAGGCACACTTGGTGAAAGTTTGAAAGACGAACATACTGGTTCTTTACGTTCCGATGATCAATTATTATTAAAATTTCATGGTATGTACCAACAGGATGATCGAGATAGAAGGGACGAACGAGCGTTAAAGAAACTAGAACGTTTGTATTCTTTTATGATCCGATTGCGAATTCCTGGTGGTATGATAGGTCCTGTACATTGGGAAGCACTTCATAATGTTGCTGGAGAAAATTCCACAGGAACCATCAAAATTACAACGAGACAAACTGTCCAATTACATGGAATTTTAAAATCCAAAATCAAACCAACGATCAAAGCATTTGATTCAGTATTTTTGGATTCAATTGCAGCTTGTGGTGACGTAAACCGTAATGTCACCTGTACATCCAATCCTGCTGCAAGTCCACTCCACAAAGAAGTTTTTGGTTATGCTGGTGAAATTAGTCGTTCCTTATTACCCAAAACGAGAGCCTATTATGAAATTTGGTTGGATGAAAATCTTTTAGCTGAAAAGGAAGAACCCGAAGATCCTTTGTACAAAGATGTTTATCTTCCTCGTAAATTCAAAATTGCAATTGCAATCCCACCATATAATGATGTGGATCTTTTTACCAATGACATAGGACTCATTGCAATCATTGAAAACGGACAATTATTAGGATTTAATGTTGCTGTTGGTGGAGGACTCGGAGCCACTCATGGTAACCCAGATACATACCCAAGAGTCGGAACTGTGTTTGGATTTATTCCCAAAAAAGACATTCTAAAAGTTGTATATGAAATTGTCACAGTCCAAAGAGACTTTGGAAACAGAGAAGATCGTAAACTTTCTCGATTGAAATACACCTTAGACAGGTTAGGTGTAGAATTCTATAAACGTGAAGTGGAAAAACGCGCAGGTATTAGTTTTGAACCTACAAAGGATTTTCAATTCACACAAAGATCTGATGATTTTGGTTGGAAACAAGATGCAGCAGGCAACTGGCACTACACAGTATTTGTGGAAAATGGCCGAGTTTGTGATGAACATGGATATAATCTCAAAACGGCACTTCTTGAAGTTTCCAAAACAAGACGTGCAACTTTTCGTTTTACTTGTAACCAAAACCTAATTCTATCAGATATCTTTCCGAAAGACAAAGACTTAATTGAATCCATTTTGGTGAAGTTTGGTGTTCATAGAAAAACAACAGAAGTTTCTCCTATCAGAAAAAATTCCATTGCTTGTGTGGCTTTAAACACTTGTTCCTTGGCACTTGCTGAGGCCCAGAGATACCTTCCCAGTTTAATTGATAAAATGGAACCATTGCTCTCCAAACATGGACTTTCGGAAGAACCAATTTCAATCCGAATGACGGGTTGCCCCAATGGTTGTGCAAGACCTTATATCTCTGAGATAGGACTTGTTGGGACATCGTATGGTAAATACAATCTGCATTTAGGTGCTGATGCCGAAGGTTATAGGCTCAATCAAAAATACAAAGAAGATTTAGATGAATCGGCAATCTTGCAAGAATTAGATGGCTTATTTGGTAGATTTTCCAAAGAACGAAATGCTAAAGAATCCTTTGGAGATTATATCAACAGAATTGGGATTTTGAAAAAAGCCTAG
- a CDS encoding diflavin oxidoreductase, giving the protein MLSDEKRNRFLQLLKESTKDEWVWMSGYLSALTQASIGGSVDVSLTPPVSISSNDPSHGNLKAAPIQCSVVYGTETGNSKKLGTELVKKLKELGVQAKLKSTDTYKAKDLKEEEYLFVIVSTHGDGEPPQAAKPFIQILTDAKDNLSKVKFAVLGLGDTSYPLFCQTGIDVDSMLAKLGAERIHDLGKCDVDFELVAKPWISELITKLNTISKTATTQVSKQPQAATPKVNTGGKVVYEGTVLTNLVLNDIGASKSTRHIEIKSSVPIDYLPGDSAGFLAYNREEEVDRVLGLLQTDKETRVTYKGETWMLYDLLRKKVSIRFLPDRVLQKYATISKKEIPSGKLDLDVLLTLYPSDTKLEVQTLVDILEPIVPRYYSIASSPSAHGEEEVHLTVAEVEIETFTGIKSGFCSGFLASLKEGDTVPFFIQRNNSFRLPNPDTDIIMIGPGTGIAPFRSFLFEREQSAGNGKNWLFFGERNFVSDFYYQTELLELMDTGVLHKLNTAFSRDTKQKVYVQDRMGENAQELLKWIENGAIIYLCGSKDPMSKDVDRKLIEILSERTFDTGKEASDYLKELEESGRYIKDVY; this is encoded by the coding sequence ATGTTATCCGATGAGAAACGCAATCGATTTTTACAGTTATTAAAAGAATCCACAAAGGATGAATGGGTCTGGATGTCAGGGTATCTGTCGGCACTGACCCAGGCAAGCATTGGGGGAAGTGTGGATGTTTCCCTAACACCACCTGTTAGTATCTCGTCCAATGATCCTTCTCATGGAAATTTAAAAGCCGCCCCCATCCAATGTAGTGTTGTGTATGGAACAGAAACAGGGAATTCTAAAAAACTGGGAACGGAACTTGTTAAAAAATTAAAAGAACTAGGTGTCCAAGCCAAGTTAAAAAGTACAGACACTTACAAAGCAAAAGACCTGAAAGAGGAAGAATATTTATTTGTAATTGTTTCCACTCATGGAGATGGAGAACCACCTCAAGCTGCAAAACCTTTTATCCAGATACTCACAGATGCAAAAGACAATTTGTCGAAAGTAAAGTTCGCAGTACTTGGGTTAGGTGACACTAGTTATCCACTTTTTTGCCAAACAGGAATCGATGTGGATTCTATGTTAGCAAAATTAGGTGCTGAACGAATTCATGATTTAGGGAAATGTGATGTAGATTTTGAATTGGTTGCAAAACCTTGGATATCAGAACTCATCACAAAACTCAATACAATTTCGAAAACTGCAACAACTCAAGTTTCAAAACAACCTCAAGCTGCAACTCCAAAGGTAAACACTGGTGGCAAAGTTGTGTATGAGGGAACTGTTCTCACAAACTTAGTGTTAAACGACATTGGAGCTTCAAAATCAACTAGACATATTGAAATTAAATCATCAGTTCCGATCGATTATTTGCCTGGGGACAGTGCTGGGTTTTTGGCTTATAACCGTGAAGAAGAAGTGGATCGAGTCCTCGGATTATTACAAACAGACAAAGAAACAAGAGTCACTTATAAAGGTGAAACTTGGATGTTGTATGATTTACTTCGCAAAAAAGTATCCATTCGATTTTTACCGGACCGAGTGTTACAAAAATATGCCACAATTTCCAAAAAGGAAATTCCATCTGGTAAATTGGATTTAGATGTATTATTAACACTTTATCCTTCTGATACAAAATTAGAAGTCCAGACCTTGGTTGATATTTTAGAACCGATTGTCCCTAGGTATTATTCCATTGCATCAAGTCCTTCTGCCCATGGGGAAGAGGAAGTCCACCTAACGGTAGCAGAAGTGGAAATTGAAACCTTTACGGGTATCAAATCTGGTTTTTGTTCTGGTTTTTTAGCATCTTTAAAAGAAGGGGATACAGTTCCTTTTTTTATCCAAAGAAACAATTCTTTCCGATTGCCAAATCCTGATACAGACATCATCATGATTGGACCGGGAACAGGGATTGCACCTTTTCGCAGTTTTTTGTTTGAAAGGGAACAATCAGCAGGGAATGGAAAAAATTGGTTATTCTTTGGTGAAAGAAACTTTGTTTCGGATTTTTATTACCAAACGGAACTCTTGGAACTTATGGACACAGGTGTATTGCATAAATTGAATACAGCTTTTTCACGAGATACCAAACAAAAAGTATATGTCCAAGACCGAATGGGTGAAAATGCACAGGAATTACTCAAGTGGATTGAGAATGGTGCCATCATTTATCTCTGTGGATCCAAAGATCCTATGAGTAAAGATGTAGATAGAAAATTAATTGAAATTTTATCGGAAAGAACTTTTGACACTGGTAAAGAAGCCTCCGATTATTTAAAAGAACTAGAAGAATCTGGGCGTTACATCAAGGACGTTTACTGA
- the cobA gene encoding uroporphyrinogen-III C-methyltransferase: MSSNKTEQGFVSFVSGGPGPIDLLTLRGKSRIESADVILYDALLDPSFLEIFPECAQILYVGKRAKEHYRTQDEINSLLVHYAHQGKRVVRLKGGDASIFGRLSEEIQTLETNGIPYEVIPGVSSVTTGASDLGISLTVRGLSRQIIILDGHTILEEERSWMGMENFPGTIVILMGSQKTKELAERLIRKGVSPSTPIVLLENAGSPRATYTVSTLDKTQTQGLEKQTNGPGILYVGEVVRPLLLGENKKLESISFLPFFSEPME; the protein is encoded by the coding sequence ATGTCCTCCAATAAGACAGAACAAGGTTTCGTGAGTTTTGTGAGTGGTGGTCCAGGCCCCATTGACCTCCTAACCCTTCGTGGGAAATCTCGGATCGAATCCGCTGATGTAATCCTTTATGATGCCCTCCTCGATCCAAGTTTTTTAGAGATTTTCCCTGAGTGTGCCCAAATCCTCTACGTAGGCAAACGTGCCAAAGAACACTACCGCACCCAGGATGAAATCAATTCCCTTCTTGTTCATTATGCACACCAAGGCAAACGAGTGGTCCGCCTGAAAGGGGGAGATGCTTCCATCTTTGGAAGGTTATCCGAAGAAATCCAAACACTGGAAACAAATGGAATCCCATATGAAGTGATCCCAGGAGTGAGTTCAGTGACAACGGGAGCATCCGACCTTGGAATCTCACTAACGGTGAGAGGATTATCACGCCAAATCATCATCCTTGATGGACACACCATTTTAGAAGAAGAACGGAGTTGGATGGGAATGGAAAATTTTCCAGGCACCATTGTCATCTTAATGGGTAGCCAGAAAACAAAAGAGTTAGCTGAACGACTCATCCGAAAAGGGGTAAGTCCATCGACACCCATAGTACTTTTGGAAAATGCAGGTAGTCCTCGTGCCACCTATACCGTTTCCACTCTTGACAAAACCCAAACGCAAGGTTTGGAAAAACAAACAAATGGACCGGGTATTTTATACGTTGGTGAAGTTGTTCGTCCACTTTTGTTAGGTGAAAATAAGAAGTTGGAGAGTATTTCTTTTCTTCCTTTTTTTTCGGAACCAATGGAATGA